In the Drosophila takahashii strain IR98-3 E-12201 chromosome 3R, DtakHiC1v2, whole genome shotgun sequence genome, one interval contains:
- the mbc gene encoding dedicator of cytokinesis protein 1 isoform X3, which translates to MSVWSDCNAKQAEFGIAKCNFDQETKPHRLNLDVGDAVIILKETTHWYYGYRQKAKETRGIFPKSYIHLCEYNIVNGEYCIQRTDIVEEITKVLLEWGSIAKNYFLTTNPSFSKIRGKMNELNNNRAALISGNLPLDEVRKVKLQATNQIDTGNKLLGLDMVVRDESGDILDTNAICTTELYEQHTQAVQRIEKANRLSGDRGTTRTPNKYSHNILLHVNAFVCKFQEDSDLLFTLFDGETHKPISENYVVKWSRTGIARDIDQIDNNRVLFTDLSKSDLAIAKMYLVCYAIRIGSMEFKDSAESKRTSMSIANSMLTRKASQLSVSSSGSASSNGEYIIRRPFGVACKDLTPFINKSDDFRGNIDLPFIMCEKDTLDGTLRKLIANKDIGKIDSKMAVTIEVLRGDIKQIKEEFPRLMHTNVPVARKMGFPEVILPGDVRNDLYLTICSGEFSRIAKTSEKNVEVSVCVANEQGYLMPGVLSIGAGHQPIDEYKSVVYYHDDKPKWQETFKIHVPIEDFKQCHLRFVLKHRSSNEQKDRTEKPFALSYVRLMQANGTTITQGQHILAVYKMDHKKYDKTVANCYLELPATVAELQGAKPSIGGLTLLPKDQLSIGVNLCSTKLTQSVSLLGLLNWSAHKETLEQSLNALSTVPGEEVVKFLQDILDALFNILVENDQPEKYDQLVFMSIIHLIETVSDLKYQHFLTVLDVYINESFSFTLAYTKLMDVLQKNISDAITPKEKSADGNDLEESVEVRRLYKTTRYLHYVMKFVIRSRVLYAEMNCNTDYVDFATRLQELLRMFIDMIGCPSNLLKSEGALLKNLHIIATDLMQVFDQVRLSVSIVEILEKFPPRRLTQSKMGCIKDFVETKLFTLPKCRAILLPVFCKHIKDHLDSKEEGDSKTDIWQQEKNLSKAAKVLGQKKSQLHTCDTTANKKIAECINIMNNILKLLFRSDVGATHNDIRDIMIILFRTVMKAAHALDRDTGLVGKFFAIMLGILQRMDAHHYEYFVKDLHQRGELKHFVVEILLVFEELVSPHQKAVFPRDWMDMIMHQNTVILGALKHLSVVITDYFLCPFEKQIWSNFFQCSIAFLVQSPLQLNDFNDNKRQIVFARYRDIRKDTAMEIRKMWFQLGQHKPKFVPQLVEPILEMSMIPEKELRQETIPIFFDMMQCEYYSSRLEQESYGDTKFNNAHYKGNFSDFKTAMIEKLDILIGAGKGDAEYKVLFETIMLERCAAHNTLNVDGTAFVQMVTRLMDKLLEYRFIIQDESKENRMACTFSLLQFYSEVDLKEMYIRYVYKLCALHMEFENYTEAAFTLKLHTELLRWTDTELSHQLRSYKHSHCRTHRQLKEALYFEIMEYFDKGKQWECAIDMCRVLARQYEEEIFDYLKLAELLNRMALFYEKIIKELRHNSEYFRVCFYGRGFPRFLQNRVYIFRGKEYERHSDFCARMLVQHPQAELMQTLEAPGEEITNSDGQFIQVNKVEPIMGQAFSKFNDKIINNEIVKYFAANNVQKFQFSRPFRDSINGGDRDDVRNLWLERTELLIRFPLPGILRWFPVIETNTFKISPLERAVEIMKDTNRDIRQLVILHKSDESLHINPLSMKLNGIVDPAVMGGFAKYEEAFLTEDYLEQNPDDKELVEELKELIAHQIPLLEIAIQLHRMRAPDSLKALQEHLEGCFADMQQHVELRYGRKSCDLKIERDSVVMRRPNFFLPPLFDGSNNRHSETSMGSSDSGLSKSTFLPRPQTNSIKNPFSGLGFNTSLRL; encoded by the exons ATGAGTGTGTGGAGCGATTGCAATGCCAAGCAGGCAGAATTCGGCATTG CCAAGTGCAATTTCGACCAGGAGACGAAGCCACATCGCCTCAATCTGGATGTGGGCGATGCTGTCATAATTCTGAAGGAGACCACCCACTGGTACTACGGCTACAGGCAAAA AGCAAAGGAAACACGCGGCATATTTCCCAAGAGCTATATACATTTATGCGAATATAATATCGTGAATGGGGAGTACTGCATCCAGCGTACGGATATTGTCGAGGAGATCACCAAAGTGCTCCTTGAGTGGGGTTCCATAGCCAAGAATTACTTTCTG ACCACGAATCCAAGCTTTTCGAAAATTCGCGGAAAAATGAACGAATTGAACAATAACAGGGCGGCCCTGATCTCCGGCAATCTGCCGCTGGACGAAGTGCGGAAGGTGAAGCTGCAGGCCACCAACCAGATCGACACGGGCAACAAGCTCCTCGGCCTGGACATGGTGGTGCGGGATGAGAGTGGCGATATTTTGGACACCAATGCCATTTGCACCACCGAGCTGTACGAACAGCATACGCAAGCTGTTCAGCGCATCGAAAAGGCCAAT CGTCTTTCCGGCGACCGGGGAACCACTCGAACCCCCAACAAGTACTCGCACAACATCCTGCTGCACGTGAACGCCTTCGTTTGCAAGTTCCAGGAGGATTCGGACCTGCTCTTCACCCTTTTCGATGGAGAGACGCACAAGCCGATTAGCGAGAACTATGTGGTCAAGTGGTCGCGAACGGGAATCGCCCGGGATATTGACCAGATCGACAACAACCGCGTGCTGTTCACGGATCTCAGTAAAAGCGATCTGGCCATCGCCAAAATGTACCTCGTCTGCTATGCCATCCGCATCGGTTCCATGGAGTTCAAGGATTCGGCCGAGTCCAAGCGGACCAGCATGAGCATTGCCAACAGCATGCTGACTCGCAAGGCTTCCCAGTTGTCGGTGAGTTCCAGTGGCTCGGCCAGCAGCAATGGGGAATACATTATCCGGCGACCCTTCGGAGTTGCCTGCAAGGATCTGACGCCGTTCATCAACAAGTCGGACGACTTTCGCGGCAACATCGACTTGCCCTTCATCATGTGCGAGAAGGATACGCTGGATGGCACCCTGCGCAAGCTGATAGCCAACAAGGATATCGGCAAGATAGACTCCAAGATGGCTGTTACCATCGAGGTTCTACGAGGCGACATCAAGCAGATTAAGGAGGAATTTCCCCGACTGATGCACACAAATGTGCCGGTGGCCCGCAAGATGGGATTCCCAGAAGTTATTCTCCCCGGCGATGTGCGAAACGATCTGTACCTAACGATCTGCAGCGGAGAGTTTTCGCGCATTGCCAAGACATCGGAGAAGAACGTGGAGGTGTCGGTGTGTGTGGCCAACGAGCAGGGATACCTCATGCCCGGCGTGCTGAGCATCGGGGCAGGGCATCAGCCCATTGACGAGTACAAGTCGGTGGTTTATTACCACGACGACAAGCCAAAGTGGCAGGAGACCTTCAAGATTCACGTGCCCATCGAGGACTTTAAGCAGTGTCACCTTCGTTTCGTCCTCAAGCACCGCAGCAGCAACGAGCAAAAGGATCGCACTGAGAAGCCCTTCGCCCTGTCTTATGTGCGCCTGATGCAGGCTAACGGCACGACCATCACCCAGGGTCAGCACATACTCGCTGTGTACAAGATGGACCACAAGAAGTACGACAAAACGGTGGCCAATTGTTACCTGGAGCTTCCAGCCACGGTGGCTGAGCTGCAGGGCGCCAAGCCCTCCATCGGCGGACTCACTCTCCTGCCGAAGGATCAGCTCTCCATTGGCGTCAACCTGTGCAGCACCAAGCTCACGCAGAGCG TGAGCTTGCTGGGCCTTCTTAATTGGTCCGCCCACAAGGAGACGCTGGAACAGTCCCTTAACGCCCTGTCCACGGTGCCCGGCGAGGAGGTGGTGAAATTCCTGCAGGACATACTCGATGCCCTGTTCAACATACTGGTGGAGAATGATCAGCCCGAGAAATACGACCAGCTCGTCTTCATGAGCATTATACATTTGATTGAAACCGTGTCCGATCTCAAGTACCAACACTTTCTCACTGTTCTCGATGTGTATATCAATGAGAGCTTCTCATTTACCCTTGCCTATAC CAAACTGATGGATGTGCTGCAAAAGAATATCAGCGATGCAATCACGCCGAAAGAAAAGTCTGCCGATGGCAATGACCTGGAGGAGAGCGTCGAGGTGCGGCGTTTGTACAAGACCACTCGTTACCTTCACTACGTAATGAAGTTTGTGATTCGATCGCGGGTTCTCTACGCCGAGATGAACTGCAACACGGACTATGTGGACTTTGCCACGCGGCTGCAGGAATTACTTCGCATGTTTATCGACATGATTGGCTGTCCGAGCAATCTGCTCAAGTCGGAGGGAGCGCTGCTCAAGAATCTGCACATCATAGCCACCGATCTGATGCAGGTGTTCGATCAAGTGCGATTGAG CGTTTCCATTGTGGAGATCCTTGAGAAATTCCCACCGCGCCGCCTGACTCAGTCGAAGATGGGCTGCATCAAAGACTTTGTGGAGACCAAGCTCTTCACCCTACCCAAGTGTCGAGCCATCCTACTGCCCGTGTTCTGCAAGCACATCAAGGATCACCTCGACAGCAAGGAAGAG GGAGACTCGAAAACCGATATCTGGCAGCAAGAAAAGAATCTTTCGAAAGCCGCTAAAGTGCTCGGACAGAAAAAATCCCAACTGCACACATGTGATACGACTGCCAACAAAAAG ATTGCCGAGTGCATCAACATTATGAACAACATACTGAAACTTCTGTTTCGGTCGGACGTGGGCGCCACGCACAACGACATTCGGGACATTATGATCATCCTGTTCCGCACCGTGATGAAGGCGGCCCACGCTTTGGACAGGGACACGGGATTGGTGGGCAAGTTCTTTGCCATCATGCTGGGAATCCTGCAGCGCATGGACGCCCATCACTACGAGTACTTTGTGAAGGACCTGCATCAGCGCGGGGAGCTGAAGCACTTTGTCGTCGAGATCCTGCTGGTTTTCGAGGAGCTGGTGTCGCCGCACCAGAAGGCCGTTTTCCCGCGCGATTGGATGGACATGATAATGCACCAGAACACCGTGATCTTGGGCGCCCTGAAGCACCTGTCCGTGGTGATCACGGACTACTTTTTGTGTCCCTTTGAGAAGCAGATCTGGTCGAATTTCTTTCAGTGCTCCATCGCCTTTCTGGTGCAATCCCCCCTGCAGTTGAACGACTTCAACGACAATAAGCGGCAAATAGTGTTCGCCCGGTATCGCGACATTCGCAAGGACACGGCCATGGAGATCCGGAAGATGTGGTTCCAGCTGGGGCAGCACAAGCCCAAGTTCGTGCCGCAGCTGGTGGAGCCCATACTGGAGATGAGCATGATTCCGGAGAAGGAGCTGCGCCAGGAGACGATCCCCATCTTCTTCGACATGATGCAGTGCGAGTACTACAGCTCGCGGCTGGAGCAGGAAAGCTATGGCGACACCAAGTTCAATAACGCCCACTACAAGGGTAACTTTTCGGACTTCAAGACGGCGATGATCGAGAAGCTGGACATCCTGATTGGAGCGGGCAAAGGCGATGCCGAGTACAAGGTTCTGTTCGAGACCATCATGCTGGAGCGATGTGCTGCGCACAACACCCTAAATGTGGATGGCACCGCCTTTGTGCAGATGGTCACGCGGCTGATGGACAAGCTGTTGGAATACCGCTTTATTATCCAAGACGAGAGCAAGGAGAATCGCATGGCCTGCACCTTCTCGCTGCTGCAGTTCTACTCGGAGGTGGACCTCAAGGAGATGTACATACGGTATGTGTACAAACTCTGCGCCCTGCACATGGAGTTCGAGAACTACACGGAGGCTGCTTTTACTTTGAAGCTGCACACGGAGCTGTTGCGCTGGACGGACACGGAGCTGTCGCACCAGCTGCGCAGCTACAAGCACAGCCACTGCCGCACCCACCGCCAACTAAAGGAGGCTCTGTACTTTGAGATCATGGAGTACTTCGACAAGGGAAAACAGTGGGAGTGCGCCATTGATATGTGCCGGGTGCTGGCCCGCCAGTACGAGGAGGAGATCTTCGACTACCTGAAGCTGGCCGAGCTTCTCAATCGCATGGCTTTGTTCTACGAGAAGATCATCAAGGAGCTGCGGCACAACTCGGAGTATTTCCGCGTGTGCTTCTATGGCCGGGGATTCCCGCGTTTTCTCCAGAATCGCGTTTACATCTTTCGTGGCAAGGAGTACGAGCGGCACAGTGATTTCTGCGCCCGCATGCTAGTGCAGCATCCACAGGCTGAACTCATGCAAACGCTGGAGGCGCCGGGCGAGGAGATCACCAACAGCGACGGGCAGTTCATCCAGGTGAACAAGGTGGAGCCGATCATGGGTCAGGCGTTCAGCAAGTTCAACGATAAGATCATCAACAACGAAATCGTCAAGTATTTCGCCGCCAACAATGTGCAGAAGTTCCAGTTTTCGCGTCCGTTCCGGGACAGTATTAATGGCGGCGACAGGGACGATGTTCGGAATCTGTGGCTGGAGCGCACCGAGCTGCTCATCCGTTTCCCCCTGCCGGGCATCCTGCGCTGGTTCCCCGTCATCGAAACAAACACATTCAAGATCTCTCCGCTGGAGCGAGCGGTGGAAATCATGAAGGACACGAATCGGGACATTAGGCAGCTGGTGATTCTGCACAAGAGTGACGAGAGTCTGCACATCAACCCGCTGAGCATGAAACTCAATGGCATTGTGGATCCGGCTGTGATGGGTGGCTTTGCCAAGTACGAGGAGGCCTTCCTAACCGAGGATTATCTAGAGCAGAATCCGGACGACAAGGAGTTGGTGGAGGAGCTCAAGGAACTGATTGCCCATCAGATTCCGCTGCTGGAGATAG CTATTCAGCTCCACCGTATGCGTGCTCCGGACAGCCTGAAAGCGCTGCAGGAGCACCTGGAAGGCTGCTTCGCCGACATGCAGCAGCACGTGGAGTTGCGATACGGTCGCAAGTCCTGTGACCTGAAAATTGAGCGAGATTCGGTAGTCATGCGGAGGCCGAACTTTTTCCTGCCTCCTCTCTTCGATGGCAGCAACAATCGGCACTCGGAAACCAGCATGGGATCCTCAGA TAGCGGCCTGTCGAAGTCAACATTTCTGCCGCGTCCACAGACCAATTCCATTAAGAACCCATTCTCCGGCTTAGGTTTCAACACTAG TTTGAGACTCTaa